In Streptococcus respiraculi, one DNA window encodes the following:
- a CDS encoding ABC transporter permease, with product MKALLRIEYLLTKRNAFGFIMGIGMPVLFFLLFSSMFDSSYENAAALTRNYLLTMTAFSMSSFGLFSFPSMLEEDVRNRWLLQIQHSPVPLSQYYLAKVLNVFVSFILSIIINFTVGFVFRGVTMTGGEWFVSAILLLATSVVYLAIGLALTLIDNKQTMTVLGNIFYFILAIFGGSWMPYEALPDWMQSVAHFTPSYYANQLVLRYIKDHHLQVTSLLMVLLYTIIIAGLALVLKKKQEVR from the coding sequence ATGAAAGCTCTATTAAGAATTGAATACCTCTTAACCAAACGAAATGCCTTTGGCTTTATTATGGGAATTGGCATGCCTGTCCTCTTTTTCCTCTTGTTTTCTTCTATGTTTGACTCATCCTATGAAAATGCAGCAGCGTTGACGAGAAATTATTTGCTGACGATGACGGCTTTTAGCATGAGTAGTTTTGGATTATTTAGCTTTCCTAGTATGCTGGAAGAGGATGTGAGAAATCGTTGGCTTTTGCAGATTCAGCATTCTCCCGTCCCCCTTTCCCAGTATTACCTTGCCAAAGTGCTAAACGTTTTTGTTTCGTTTATTCTTTCCATTATTATCAATTTTACAGTTGGCTTTGTGTTTCGAGGGGTGACAATGACAGGAGGAGAGTGGTTTGTGTCTGCTATCCTACTCTTAGCAACGAGTGTGGTCTATCTGGCTATTGGTCTAGCCCTAACCTTGATTGATAATAAGCAGACGATGACGGTATTGGGCAATATTTTTTACTTCATATTGGCTATTTTTGGTGGTAGTTGGATGCCCTATGAAGCTCTTCCTGACTGGATGCAGTCGGTGGCTCATTTTACCCCATCTTACTATGCCAATCAACTAGTCCTACGCTATATCAAAGATCATCATCTGCAAGTCACCTCTTTACTAATGGTCTTGCTGTATACTATAATAATAGCAGGTCTAGCCTTAGTGCTAAAAAAGAAACAGGAAGTGAGATAA
- a CDS encoding response regulator transcription factor: MNILVAEDQSMLRDALCQLLELQDGIAQVFPARNGLEAQAILQKEKVDVAILDIEMPEMTGLDVLEWAKEELPSLKVIMVTTFKRPGYFERAIRADVDAYVLKERSIAELMRTIERVLQRQKEYSPELMESFFTMKNPLTKQEQILLQKVAQGLSNKEIADQMYLSNGTIRNYMTTILSKLGAENRTEAANTAKENGWL, translated from the coding sequence ATGAACATACTCGTTGCTGAAGACCAAAGCATGTTGCGGGACGCCCTCTGTCAGCTCTTGGAATTACAGGACGGTATAGCCCAAGTATTTCCAGCGAGAAATGGCTTAGAAGCGCAAGCTATTTTACAAAAGGAAAAGGTAGATGTTGCCATTTTAGACATTGAAATGCCTGAGATGACGGGTCTCGATGTCCTTGAATGGGCAAAAGAGGAGCTCCCGAGCTTAAAAGTGATTATGGTGACGACCTTTAAACGGCCGGGCTATTTTGAACGTGCAATTCGAGCAGATGTGGATGCCTATGTCTTGAAAGAACGGAGCATTGCTGAATTGATGCGGACCATTGAACGCGTGCTCCAAAGACAAAAAGAGTACTCGCCAGAGCTCATGGAGAGTTTTTTCACCATGAAAAATCCCCTGACCAAACAGGAACAAATCCTACTCCAAAAAGTCGCACAAGGCCTATCCAACAAAGAAATTGCCGACCAAATGTACCTTTCAAACGGAACCATTCGCAACTACATGACCACCATCCTCAGCAAATTAGGTGCCGAAAACCGCACCGAAGCCGCCAACACCGCCAAAGAAAATGGGTGGTTGTAG
- a CDS encoding exodeoxyribonuclease VII small subunit, which produces MSKQKKFEENLADLEQIVQRLESGDVALEDAIAEFQKGMKLSKELQETLNKAEKTLVKVMQADGTETDME; this is translated from the coding sequence ATGTCAAAACAAAAGAAATTTGAGGAAAATTTAGCAGACTTGGAGCAGATTGTGCAACGCCTAGAGAGTGGTGATGTGGCTCTAGAAGATGCAATTGCCGAGTTTCAAAAGGGGATGAAACTTTCAAAAGAACTCCAAGAAACTCTCAATAAGGCAGAAAAGACCTTGGTCAAGGTCATGCAAGCAGACGGAACAGAAACGGACATGGAATGA
- a CDS encoding low molecular weight protein-tyrosine-phosphatase gives MKKVVFVCLGNICRSPMAEFVMKGLTDQLIVESRATSSWEHGNPIHRGTQQILQQYQIPYNPRKTSQKMNLETAEECDYIIGMDSQNVADLKKMLPSRLHTKIYPFAEESVPDPWYTGDFEETYRLVTEGCLIWKNRLL, from the coding sequence ATGAAAAAAGTCGTCTTTGTTTGTCTTGGAAATATCTGTCGTAGTCCCATGGCTGAATTTGTCATGAAAGGACTAACGGACCAGTTAATCGTAGAAAGTCGGGCAACGTCCTCGTGGGAGCATGGCAATCCCATTCATCGAGGTACCCAGCAGATATTGCAGCAATACCAGATTCCCTATAATCCCCGCAAAACATCGCAGAAAATGAACCTTGAGACAGCTGAAGAATGTGATTATATCATCGGCATGGATAGCCAGAATGTGGCTGATTTGAAGAAGATGTTGCCTAGCAGACTCCATACTAAAATCTATCCTTTTGCTGAAGAAAGCGTGCCAGATCCTTGGTATACAGGTGACTTCGAAGAAACCTATCGCCTGGTCACTGAGGGCTGTCTTATCTGGAAAAATCGTCTATTATAG
- a CDS encoding arginine repressor, translated as MSKKERLEKIRKFVTDFEIGRQEEIVEHLRKSGLTATQATVSRDIKELGIVKTPLKDNSYIYELPKTKSAGLKLVEKNVLSSEILDNMLNLKLVPGSTAFVKNQIVEAFSEVIFSIVSDDDTILMIVRDKDKAPEVLETIKNW; from the coding sequence ATGAGTAAAAAAGAACGCTTAGAGAAAATTAGAAAATTTGTAACGGATTTTGAGATTGGTAGGCAGGAAGAAATTGTCGAGCATCTTCGGAAGTCTGGCTTGACGGCAACTCAGGCAACGGTTTCCCGAGACATCAAGGAATTAGGGATTGTGAAAACACCGTTGAAAGACAATAGTTATATTTATGAGCTACCAAAAACCAAGAGTGCGGGTCTAAAGTTGGTTGAAAAAAATGTCTTGTCATCTGAAATTTTGGACAATATGCTGAATTTAAAGTTGGTGCCAGGAAGCACAGCCTTTGTGAAGAATCAGATTGTTGAGGCTTTTTCAGAGGTTATTTTTAGCATTGTTTCAGATGATGATACGATTTTGATGATTGTACGGGATAAGGATAAGGCACCAGAGGTCTTAGAAACGATAAAAAATTGGTAG
- a CDS encoding Dps family protein has product MNKFYQSPAEIASFAKTQAEPETKALLNQAVADLSVAHSILHQVHWYMRGRGFLVWHPKMDEYMEELDSYLDEMSERLITLGGAPFSTLKEFSDNSQLKEVPGDYSLSMDVQLGRVVEVFRYLVGLFQQGLDVTDVEGDDVTNDIFNGAKASLEKHIWMLQAELGQAPGL; this is encoded by the coding sequence ATGAACAAATTTTATCAATCACCAGCAGAGATTGCGAGCTTTGCAAAAACTCAAGCAGAACCAGAAACAAAAGCACTTTTGAATCAGGCAGTTGCTGACTTGTCAGTTGCTCATTCCATTCTCCACCAAGTACACTGGTATATGCGTGGACGTGGCTTTCTTGTATGGCATCCAAAAATGGATGAGTACATGGAAGAATTGGACAGCTATCTTGACGAGATGAGCGAGCGCTTGATTACCTTGGGTGGAGCACCATTTTCTACCTTGAAAGAATTTAGTGATAATAGTCAATTAAAAGAAGTACCGGGTGATTATAGCTTGTCAATGGACGTGCAATTGGGTCGTGTCGTAGAAGTTTTTCGCTACCTTGTTGGCTTGTTCCAACAAGGGCTTGATGTGACCGATGTAGAAGGAGATGATGTGACAAATGATATTTTCAACGGAGCAAAAGCAAGTCTTGAAAAACACATCTGGATGCTTCAGGCTGAGCTAGGTCAAGCACCGGGCTTGTAA
- a CDS encoding polyprenyl synthetase family protein: MKQVERLNWIENVFLEFYGENPVAPRLVETILYSIRAGGKRLRPLLLLELLEGFGVTLIEAHVQVAAALEMIHTGSLIHDDLPAMDNDDYRRGQLTSHKKFGEDMAILAGDSLFLDSYALVAMAELPSQIRVELIAALSKAAGTFGMVGGQVLDMEGEKRSLNLSELQTIHAHKTGKLLAYPFVAAGVMVEADSTVQEILQETGEWLGLAFQVRDDILDVTASFEEIGKTPNKDLVADKSTYPALLGLEEAKAYLAMSLDKVDEGLAALEEQSAFQADKIREIVESLRLHG, from the coding sequence ATGAAGCAAGTGGAACGATTGAATTGGATTGAGAACGTCTTTTTAGAGTTTTACGGTGAAAATCCTGTCGCGCCTCGTTTGGTCGAGACCATTCTCTACTCCATTCGAGCGGGTGGCAAGCGCCTGCGTCCACTCCTTTTGTTAGAGCTTTTGGAGGGATTTGGTGTCACTCTGATAGAAGCTCACGTTCAGGTGGCGGCTGCCCTTGAGATGATTCACACGGGTAGCTTGATTCACGATGATTTGCCTGCCATGGATAACGATGATTACCGCCGTGGTCAACTGACCAGCCATAAGAAATTTGGGGAGGACATGGCTATTTTGGCGGGAGATAGCCTCTTTCTGGATTCCTATGCCCTGGTGGCAATGGCAGAGCTTCCTAGCCAGATTCGGGTGGAATTGATAGCTGCCTTGTCTAAAGCTGCTGGAACTTTTGGTATGGTTGGCGGACAAGTGCTGGATATGGAAGGCGAAAAACGCAGTTTGAACCTTTCTGAATTGCAAACGATTCATGCCCATAAAACAGGAAAGCTCCTCGCCTATCCCTTTGTAGCAGCAGGAGTAATGGTTGAAGCAGACAGTACTGTTCAGGAAATCTTGCAAGAAACGGGTGAATGGCTCGGTCTTGCTTTTCAAGTGCGAGATGATATTTTAGATGTAACGGCTAGCTTTGAGGAAATCGGAAAAACACCCAATAAAGATCTTGTAGCAGACAAGTCCACCTATCCTGCCCTGCTTGGTTTAGAAGAAGCCAAAGCCTATTTAGCGATGAGCTTGGATAAGGTAGACGAGGGACTTGCAGCCTTGGAAGAACAATCCGCTTTTCAGGCAGACAAGATTCGAGAAATAGTAGAAAGTTTACGATTACATGGCTAA
- a CDS encoding TlyA family RNA methyltransferase yields MAKERVDVLAYKQGLFDTREQAKRGVMAGLVVSVVNGERYDKPGEKIDENTELKLKGEKLKYVSRGGLKLEKALQVFDLSVEGKTTLDIGASTGGFTDVMLQNGADLVYAVDVGTNQLAWKIRQDERVVSMEQFNFRYATPSDFERTPQFASIDVSFISLSLILPALSSILADEGEVVALIKPQFEAGREQIGKNGIIKDKAVHRMVLEKVTAFAVEAGFTVKSLDFSPIQGGHGNVEFLSYLKKESSAENQVAAAIETIVEQAHKEFKDE; encoded by the coding sequence ATGGCTAAGGAAAGAGTAGATGTGTTGGCCTACAAGCAAGGCCTCTTTGATACACGAGAGCAGGCTAAGCGCGGCGTTATGGCAGGCCTAGTGGTTTCTGTCGTGAATGGCGAGCGCTATGATAAGCCGGGTGAAAAAATTGATGAGAACACCGAATTAAAATTAAAGGGTGAAAAGTTGAAATACGTCAGTCGTGGCGGTTTAAAACTGGAGAAGGCTCTTCAGGTATTTGACTTGTCTGTTGAAGGGAAAACGACCCTCGATATCGGGGCTTCAACAGGTGGATTTACCGATGTCATGCTGCAAAATGGGGCTGATTTGGTCTATGCAGTAGACGTTGGTACCAATCAATTAGCTTGGAAAATTCGTCAAGATGAGCGTGTGGTCAGCATGGAGCAGTTCAATTTCCGCTATGCGACCCCAAGTGATTTTGAACGAACACCGCAGTTTGCCAGTATCGATGTTAGCTTTATCTCGCTGAGTCTGATTTTGCCAGCTTTATCAAGCATTTTAGCAGATGAGGGAGAGGTTGTTGCCTTGATCAAGCCACAATTTGAGGCAGGTCGTGAGCAGATTGGCAAGAACGGTATCATTAAAGACAAGGCTGTTCATCGGATGGTCTTGGAAAAGGTAACTGCTTTTGCGGTGGAAGCAGGATTTACGGTCAAGTCGCTTGATTTTTCACCCATTCAAGGTGGGCATGGCAATGTGGAATTTTTAAGCTATTTGAAAAAGGAAAGTTCAGCTGAAAATCAAGTTGCAGCTGCTATTGAAACCATTGTAGAGCAAGCGCATAAGGAATTTAAGGATGAGTAA
- a CDS encoding ABC transporter ATP-binding protein, which translates to MSIIEVKNMSKTIKEKQILRDISFEIGEGECVALIGPNGAGKTTLLSCLLGDWFVTSGSIYIQGRQVADLALKKVVGILPQENAVPTDLRVSELIAFFQEIYPNSLSNQEIDALLHFSPEQKQQLAEKLSGGQKRLLSFVLVLIGRPSILFLDEPTTAMDTSTRQRFWEIVRDLKEKGVTIVYSSHYIEEVEHTADRILVLHQGQLLRDTTPFKMRSEEREKQFTIPKEYRAVVESWENVYGMEESHDRLRFMTKEADVVWKALQKANCPIMEIEMTNKTLLNTLFDTTKEEA; encoded by the coding sequence ATGAGCATAATTGAAGTCAAAAACATGTCAAAAACGATAAAGGAAAAGCAGATTTTGCGAGATATTTCCTTTGAGATTGGTGAGGGTGAGTGTGTCGCTCTTATTGGGCCAAACGGTGCTGGAAAGACGACATTGCTATCTTGCTTATTGGGAGATTGGTTTGTGACAAGTGGTAGCATTTACATTCAGGGACGTCAGGTAGCAGATCTAGCTTTGAAAAAGGTAGTCGGTATTTTGCCACAGGAAAATGCTGTTCCGACCGATCTCAGGGTCAGCGAATTGATAGCCTTTTTTCAGGAAATTTATCCAAATTCCTTGTCGAATCAGGAAATTGATGCCCTATTACATTTTTCTCCTGAGCAGAAACAGCAGCTAGCTGAGAAATTATCTGGCGGTCAGAAGCGTTTATTGTCCTTTGTATTAGTCTTAATTGGTCGTCCGTCCATTCTCTTTTTAGATGAGCCAACAACGGCTATGGATACCTCAACCCGCCAGCGTTTCTGGGAAATTGTCCGTGACTTAAAAGAAAAGGGGGTGACCATTGTGTATTCTTCGCATTATATCGAAGAAGTTGAGCATACAGCAGACCGTATTTTAGTTTTACACCAAGGACAGCTTTTGCGGGATACGACTCCTTTTAAAATGCGCTCTGAGGAGCGGGAAAAGCAATTCACTATTCCAAAAGAGTATCGAGCGGTGGTGGAATCGTGGGAGAATGTCTATGGTATGGAAGAAAGTCATGATCGACTCCGTTTTATGACCAAGGAAGCAGATGTGGTCTGGAAAGCGCTACAGAAAGCCAACTGCCCAATCATGGAGATTGAAATGACCAATAAAACTCTACTCAATACCCTATTTGATACGACCAAGGAGGAAGCATAA
- a CDS encoding sensor histidine kinase — MRLLHKFKQIHIMYYVSLLYLVFPFYYSLSGGYPFYIFWLTILFIVAYLGIVMMEHPLVVNLFWLYLCFYVVFVTFNGSPNISMFNFFLSNILVWRFGDDKLIGFRYMSFYLVLLVTLYPVLADTDVTTQIFLLIMDMVCLGMLYAMRQIIKQTKIEQELTAKNASINLLLAENERNRIGQDLHDTLGHVFAMLSVKSELALTLMEHGAYEKAQKEVQDLRDIAKNSMQEVREIVQAVKVHSLEEELQILGNMLELAGIDLTIEKEELIIGREQEAALTMALRELGNNLIKHSQASSCRIQLSEKDGWVRVLVEDNGIGFEQVTGEELHSIRDRIIRYQGRVEIVSLKQPTQIQLEIPKGDKDEHTRC, encoded by the coding sequence GTGAGATTACTGCATAAGTTCAAACAAATCCATATCATGTACTATGTATCCTTACTGTACTTGGTTTTTCCCTTTTATTATTCGCTAAGCGGTGGCTATCCATTTTATATCTTTTGGTTGACGATTTTGTTTATTGTTGCTTATCTTGGTATTGTGATGATGGAACATCCGCTAGTAGTCAACCTCTTTTGGCTCTATCTCTGCTTTTATGTGGTTTTCGTTACCTTTAATGGAAGCCCCAATATTTCTATGTTCAATTTTTTCCTATCGAATATTTTGGTCTGGCGTTTTGGGGACGATAAGCTGATAGGGTTTCGCTATATGAGCTTTTATCTTGTATTGCTCGTCACCCTCTACCCTGTTCTGGCTGATACAGATGTTACCACACAAATTTTTCTCTTAATTATGGATATGGTCTGCCTAGGGATGTTGTATGCCATGAGGCAGATCATCAAGCAAACAAAGATTGAACAGGAATTAACAGCAAAAAATGCCTCTATCAACCTGCTTTTAGCAGAAAATGAACGCAATCGGATTGGGCAAGACTTACACGATACCTTGGGGCATGTCTTTGCCATGCTGAGTGTCAAGAGTGAGTTAGCCTTGACCCTTATGGAACATGGGGCCTATGAAAAGGCACAAAAAGAAGTACAGGACTTGCGGGATATTGCCAAAAATTCGATGCAGGAAGTCAGAGAGATTGTCCAAGCCGTAAAAGTACACAGTCTTGAAGAAGAATTGCAGATTTTAGGAAATATGCTTGAGCTGGCAGGAATTGACTTAACCATTGAGAAAGAAGAACTAATAATCGGTCGAGAACAAGAAGCTGCTTTGACCATGGCCCTGCGTGAATTGGGGAATAACCTTATCAAGCACAGTCAAGCAAGCAGTTGTCGCATTCAGTTGAGTGAAAAAGACGGCTGGGTGCGAGTTTTAGTAGAAGATAACGGGATTGGCTTTGAGCAGGTGACGGGTGAGGAGTTGCACTCCATTCGTGACCGGATCATTCGCTACCAAGGTAGGGTAGAGATTGTTTCTCTAAAACAGCCGACACAGATTCAGCTAGAGATTCCGAAAGGAGACAAAGATGAACATACTCGTTGCTGA
- the xseA gene encoding exodeoxyribonuclease VII large subunit, translating to MPNYLSVSSLTKYLKLKFDRDPYLERVYLTGQVSNFRKRPSHQYFSLKDEKAVIQATVWAGVYKSLGFELEEGMKVNVIGRIQIYEPSGSYSIIIEKAEPDGIGALAIQFEQLKKKLGDEGLFQDRFKQPLPQFAQKIGVVTSPSGAVIRDIITTVSRRFPGREVVLYPTKVQGDGAALEIAQNIRRANEREDLDVLIIGRGGGSIEDLWAFNEEEVVRAIFESRIPIISSVGHETDTTLADFVADRRAATPTAAAELATPVTKLDVLAHLKQQENRMSKAVGNRLVYHRERLEKLTHSVIFRQPERLYDAYLQKLDQLQLRMKQSISGYRNEGQKRAQVLEQRLLAYSPLQKIALYQEKVAQQKRLLRNNTTVIYDHKVAEVKRLANSLLLLDTSRIVARGYAIVEQNGQVIDSIHKVQTEENVTIQLRDGHLEVEVKDVKTKEI from the coding sequence ATGCCAAATTATTTGTCGGTGTCGTCGTTGACGAAGTACTTGAAGTTGAAGTTTGATCGAGATCCGTATTTAGAACGGGTTTATTTGACGGGTCAAGTCTCCAATTTTCGTAAGCGTCCGAGTCACCAGTATTTTTCGCTCAAGGATGAAAAAGCAGTGATTCAGGCGACGGTTTGGGCTGGAGTTTACAAGTCTTTAGGCTTTGAACTCGAAGAGGGGATGAAGGTCAATGTCATCGGACGGATTCAGATTTATGAGCCGAGTGGCAGTTACTCTATTATCATCGAAAAGGCTGAGCCAGACGGGATTGGGGCACTTGCGATTCAGTTTGAGCAGTTGAAAAAGAAATTGGGGGACGAGGGGCTTTTTCAGGATCGATTTAAACAGCCCTTGCCACAATTTGCGCAAAAAATTGGCGTGGTGACAAGCCCTAGTGGTGCGGTCATTCGTGATATTATCACAACAGTTAGCAGGCGTTTTCCGGGTCGAGAAGTCGTGCTCTATCCGACCAAGGTGCAGGGAGACGGTGCGGCACTTGAAATTGCACAAAATATCCGTCGTGCGAATGAGCGAGAAGATCTTGACGTGCTGATTATCGGTCGTGGAGGTGGCTCTATTGAGGATTTGTGGGCCTTTAATGAGGAAGAGGTGGTCCGCGCAATTTTTGAATCACGGATTCCAATTATTTCCAGTGTCGGGCACGAGACAGATACAACGCTAGCAGATTTTGTGGCAGACAGACGGGCAGCAACACCGACAGCTGCGGCAGAATTAGCAACACCTGTAACGAAATTAGATGTGCTGGCTCATCTCAAACAACAGGAAAATCGGATGAGTAAAGCTGTAGGCAATCGTCTGGTTTATCACCGTGAACGCTTAGAGAAGTTGACCCATTCCGTGATTTTTAGACAACCAGAACGGCTCTACGATGCTTATTTACAAAAATTAGACCAGCTGCAGTTGCGCATGAAACAATCCATTTCCGGATATAGAAATGAAGGGCAAAAACGTGCTCAGGTCTTGGAGCAGCGCTTACTTGCTTATTCGCCACTTCAAAAAATTGCCCTGTATCAAGAAAAGGTAGCCCAGCAAAAACGCCTGTTGCGCAACAACACCACAGTGATTTACGATCATAAGGTCGCTGAAGTCAAGCGCTTAGCAAATAGTCTCTTGCTACTCGATACCAGCCGTATTGTAGCGCGGGGCTATGCGATTGTGGAGCAAAATGGACAGGTGATTGACAGTATTCACAAGGTTCAAACAGAAGAAAATGTGACCATTCAGCTACGAGACGGTCACTTAGAAGTTGAGGTAAAAGATGTCAAAACAAAAGAAATTTGA